In Nitrospirota bacterium, a single genomic region encodes these proteins:
- a CDS encoding purine-binding chemotaxis protein CheW → MDIAKIRKKLKAEKEAQQTGNSTLEKEKATESPEDIMPAITQAEKEQTPKDTIVPETKDTTTEKPILEEDKSAVLPIEVKEEPSQKIPEEKPELKQEKDDIIELLTFKLSDEDYAFKVSDVEEILRSQKVTLLPRVHEFIIGVTSLRGKIIPLIDLRKRFLLKDVGDRSKAKILILKGEKGSIGVFVDKVVDVVRIPAESIVNPPSHLTESELRFIEGVAFLDGRFISIVHCDEALNFKVGEK, encoded by the coding sequence ATGGATATAGCCAAGATAAGAAAAAAGCTCAAGGCTGAAAAAGAGGCTCAGCAGACAGGAAATAGCACCCTCGAAAAAGAAAAAGCCACTGAATCTCCCGAAGACATTATGCCTGCCATAACACAGGCTGAAAAAGAACAAACCCCGAAAGACACTATTGTACCTGAAACAAAAGACACTACTACCGAAAAGCCCATCCTCGAGGAGGACAAAAGTGCAGTCCTTCCGATTGAAGTGAAAGAAGAGCCATCTCAGAAAATACCCGAAGAAAAACCCGAGCTGAAACAGGAAAAAGACGACATAATCGAGCTCCTTACATTCAAGCTGTCCGATGAGGACTATGCATTCAAGGTCTCTGATGTCGAGGAGATTCTAAGGTCCCAGAAGGTTACACTGCTGCCCCGTGTCCATGAATTCATAATAGGAGTTACTTCCCTAAGGGGAAAAATCATCCCCTTGATAGACCTCAGAAAAAGGTTTCTTCTTAAAGATGTAGGAGACAGAAGTAAAGCAAAGATATTGATACTTAAAGGGGAAAAAGGCTCTATAGGAGTGTTTGTAGACAAGGTCGTAGATGTAGTAAGAATCCCTGCAGAGTCAATAGTCAATCCGCCATCTCATCTGACAGAGTCCGAGCTACGGTTTATCGAAGGGGTTGCCTTTCTGGATGGCAGGTTTATATCGATTGTGCATTGCGATGAGGCGCTAAATTTCAAGGTAGGAGAAAAATAG
- a CDS encoding DUF3108 domain-containing protein — protein sequence MTSLFRKLKDSHISGKITLLLFPVFAFLAYLPAFVFEFALHNDYSRFMYKGYYFAPWLQFPETINLILEGRPIGALFLNIQFIFLESISDFTSARLISFLVSIYASLLIAYYLIHRLSLSRLWPLMITFCIVMLPSSQVYIVWATNFVPGALNILLVIVSYMILDKAGRYESTFGKLATLTIAQAVFLITLFIYPPTSLSILLFPFMRIVFSEFSSWHETRRIVLRDMVFMVSGIAIYFILQKFVILPFLLTIPSISSSLEYISALQNPKYHFSLTTDFLDKVRLFYRLSETAISGIWHPIFGIGAGKIIFAIFLAGIIFVTYRFKKSDTVKSIGKKRTIYWSMQIGLALGVLLLLANTPILLSKGSFVEYRIFFPYASFIVIAEFGLLYRIRQALGHSRLRHIPLTIGILLVIASFSLTLKNTLNTAQNANMELNFVRQKVASADFSHIKRILLLRLPWASTLSDKKLTYEFSRNTANYNPVRGLIHAVLAENNIKQDIPIDVRSKFTDSISIENATLVIDMNDARVGRSKTEYSGMMDKKYQYQNFEVGARIVKRLYMKGKGLSSDMQKSAFDNPERLSYSLKWSGIKAGTALLEIKKVSDDTTIITATVKSSKYISTFYPVEDTLSTTLLDDRLLLPLSYHMDMKEGVHRKNKEVIFHHKDNAAIMFDHVNSTTQTWDVEVSVLRKEKIKTPLGIFDTIVVKSSMRSASKKNEIRMWLSDDERRLPVRVKMKVKVGSITAELVDSK from the coding sequence ATGACCTCTCTCTTTCGAAAACTTAAAGACTCGCATATCTCGGGGAAAATAACGCTACTTCTTTTCCCTGTATTTGCCTTTCTTGCCTATCTTCCTGCCTTTGTTTTTGAATTTGCCCTACATAACGATTATTCGAGATTCATGTATAAAGGGTATTATTTCGCACCATGGCTTCAATTCCCAGAGACAATAAACCTGATACTCGAGGGAAGGCCTATTGGGGCTTTGTTTCTGAATATACAGTTTATATTTCTGGAGAGCATCTCTGATTTTACCTCTGCCCGTCTTATCTCATTCTTGGTTTCCATTTATGCTTCACTGCTTATCGCCTATTATCTTATCCATCGGCTTTCGTTAAGCCGTTTATGGCCACTGATGATTACATTTTGCATCGTCATGCTTCCCTCATCTCAGGTCTATATAGTATGGGCAACTAATTTTGTGCCAGGTGCATTAAACATCCTGCTTGTTATTGTTTCGTATATGATCTTAGATAAAGCAGGTAGATACGAGAGCACATTCGGAAAACTTGCAACCCTTACCATAGCCCAAGCCGTTTTCCTTATCACGCTGTTTATTTATCCTCCGACATCTCTATCTATACTTCTTTTCCCTTTTATGAGAATTGTGTTTTCCGAGTTTTCTTCATGGCATGAAACCCGAAGAATCGTCCTTCGTGATATGGTGTTTATGGTCTCAGGGATAGCAATATATTTTATATTGCAAAAGTTTGTGATTCTTCCTTTTCTTTTAACTATTCCATCCATATCATCGTCCCTTGAATACATATCAGCTCTTCAAAATCCAAAATACCATTTTTCTTTAACTACAGACTTCCTTGACAAAGTTAGATTATTCTATAGGCTCTCGGAAACAGCCATTTCAGGGATATGGCACCCTATATTTGGCATTGGCGCAGGAAAGATAATTTTTGCCATATTTCTTGCCGGGATTATCTTTGTGACATATAGATTTAAGAAATCCGACACAGTTAAATCCATTGGCAAGAAAAGGACGATTTATTGGTCCATGCAAATAGGACTTGCACTCGGAGTTTTATTATTGCTTGCCAATACTCCCATACTCCTATCAAAGGGGTCTTTTGTCGAATACCGCATATTTTTCCCATACGCCTCTTTTATAGTGATAGCAGAGTTCGGGCTTCTTTATCGGATAAGGCAGGCACTCGGACACTCCAGATTAAGGCATATACCTCTGACAATCGGCATTTTGCTTGTAATTGCCTCATTCAGCCTTACATTGAAAAACACACTTAACACTGCTCAAAATGCAAACATGGAACTGAATTTCGTCAGACAAAAAGTAGCATCTGCCGATTTCTCTCATATAAAAAGAATCCTGCTTCTCAGGCTTCCATGGGCAAGCACCCTTTCGGATAAAAAATTAACCTATGAGTTCAGCAGGAATACTGCAAACTATAATCCTGTAAGGGGACTCATCCATGCGGTGCTTGCCGAAAACAATATCAAGCAAGACATTCCGATTGATGTCAGGTCGAAATTTACGGATTCAATTTCGATAGAGAATGCAACTTTGGTAATTGACATGAACGATGCCAGAGTGGGGAGGTCAAAAACAGAGTATTCCGGCATGATGGATAAAAAATATCAATATCAGAACTTTGAGGTAGGAGCTCGCATAGTAAAACGCCTTTATATGAAAGGCAAAGGCTTAAGCTCAGATATGCAAAAAAGTGCATTCGATAACCCCGAAAGGCTTAGTTACAGCCTCAAATGGAGCGGTATAAAGGCAGGCACAGCCCTTCTTGAGATTAAAAAGGTCTCGGATGACACAACGATAATTACGGCAACTGTTAAATCCTCAAAATATATCTCCACATTCTATCCTGTTGAGGATACCTTAAGCACTACGCTCTTAGATGACCGCCTATTGCTTCCACTTAGCTATCACATGGACATGAAAGAGGGAGTACACAGGAAAAACAAAGAGGTGATATTCCACCATAAAGACAATGCGGCTATAATGTTTGACCATGTGAATAGCACCACACAGACATGGGATGTAGAGGTTTCTGTCTTAAGAAAAGAAAAGATTAAGACCCCATTGGGCATATTCGATACGATTGTCGTTAAATCCTCTATGCGCTCAGCATCCAAAAAAAACGAAATCCGTATGTGGCTTTCGGATGACGAAAGAAGGCTACCTGTCAGGGTAAAAATGAAGGTTAAGGTTGGCTCTATAACAGCGGAACTCGTAGACAGTAAGTAG